Proteins encoded within one genomic window of Manduca sexta isolate Smith_Timp_Sample1 chromosome 18, JHU_Msex_v1.0, whole genome shotgun sequence:
- the LOC115443369 gene encoding pro-corazonin, which yields MVTNMTLLLIIVTVASVTAQTFQYSRGWTNGKRDGHKHTDEREHNLERILSPCQMSKLKYVLEGKPLNERLFVPCDYIEEELDQPKRFRNDRNQESLFDAFQ from the exons ATGGTGACCAACATGACTTTACTCCTGATCATCGTGACGGTGGCTTCGGTAACCGCGCAGACGTTCCAATACTCCCGCGGCTGGACCAACGGCAAGCGTGACGGACACAAGCACACGGACGAACGCGAACATAACCTCGAACGGATCCTCAGCCCGTGCCAGATGAGCAAGCTCAAATACGTGCTGGAAGGAAAGCCGCTCAATGAGAGG CTCTTCGTCCCCTGTGACTACATTGAAGAAGAACTCGACCAGCCCAAGAGATTCAGGAACGACCGCAACCAAGAATCCCTCTTCGACGCATTCCAGTGA